One segment of Corynebacterium atrinae DNA contains the following:
- a CDS encoding PRD domain-containing protein translates to MLWLQRRYNNNVVQATDDAGRSLVILGRGVGFGVSKGEQLDPARVEMTYVLETQQRAASIADALSALPADILTLARHVVTAAEDRLGMANPQALLLPIADHLHAAVKRSRTGEQIDFPLEADIAQLYPQELDFGRHVCRMTMAELGVTLPPVEAAAFALHAVSTQFTSSRIPLAVAMTTMIDEILSIVSRESGIELSKNERATARFITHIRYLFSRIDKASTYEEGQSEVVAAIRDSLARSWAIAEIIGGYLEGELKRGLSKNETAYLALHIGRLTTRSQ, encoded by the coding sequence ATGCTGTGGCTGCAGCGGCGCTACAACAACAACGTTGTCCAGGCCACCGATGACGCCGGTAGGAGCCTCGTCATTCTCGGCCGGGGAGTGGGATTCGGGGTGTCCAAGGGCGAGCAGCTTGACCCTGCCCGAGTCGAAATGACCTACGTGTTGGAGACCCAACAGCGCGCTGCTTCCATTGCCGACGCCCTCAGCGCCCTCCCCGCCGACATCCTCACCCTGGCACGCCATGTCGTCACCGCTGCCGAAGATAGATTGGGGATGGCCAACCCGCAGGCCCTGCTGCTGCCCATCGCGGACCACCTCCACGCCGCCGTTAAACGAAGCCGCACCGGGGAGCAGATCGACTTCCCCCTCGAGGCCGACATCGCCCAGCTCTACCCCCAGGAGTTGGACTTTGGCCGACACGTCTGCCGGATGACCATGGCGGAGCTGGGGGTGACGTTGCCGCCGGTGGAGGCGGCGGCCTTCGCACTCCACGCGGTGAGCACCCAGTTCACCAGCTCGCGGATCCCACTCGCCGTCGCGATGACGACGATGATCGATGAGATCCTGTCGATTGTCAGCCGCGAGTCCGGCATCGAGCTGTCGAAGAATGAACGCGCAACTGCGCGCTTCATCACCCACATCCGCTACCTGTTCTCCCGGATTGACAAGGCCAGCACGTATGAGGAGGGCCAAAGCGAGGTCGTCGCCGCCATCCGGGATTCGCTTGCCCGGTCGTGGGCAATAGCAGAGATCATCGGAGGCTATCTGGAAGGAGAACTCAAGCGTGGTTTGAGCAAGAACGAGACCGCCTATTTGGCTCTTCATATCGGCAGGTTGACCACCCGAAGTCAGTGA
- a CDS encoding PTS sugar transporter subunit IIA, which produces MFGFKKASQVVAPVEGTIIPLSEVPDPVFAQGMLGEGFAVETAGDIVRSPVDGEIIVLFPTAHAFAVRTPKGEEVLVHIGVDTVSLKGEGFHALAAQGDQVKAGTPVVQLTDLVALAEKVPSLVTIVVSTDLPLTAAKVESS; this is translated from the coding sequence ATGTTTGGATTTAAGAAGGCCTCCCAGGTGGTAGCGCCCGTCGAGGGCACCATCATCCCCTTGTCCGAGGTCCCGGACCCGGTCTTCGCGCAGGGAATGCTCGGAGAGGGATTCGCGGTGGAAACCGCGGGCGACATCGTGCGTTCTCCAGTCGACGGCGAGATCATCGTGCTCTTTCCCACTGCTCATGCCTTTGCTGTGCGCACCCCGAAGGGTGAGGAGGTGCTTGTCCACATCGGCGTCGATACGGTCTCTTTGAAGGGGGAGGGCTTTCATGCCCTCGCTGCCCAGGGCGATCAGGTCAAGGCAGGCACACCCGTGGTGCAGTTGACCGACCTGGTGGCCTTGGCCGAAAAGGTTCCATCGCTGGTGACCATCGTCGTGAGCACAGACCTTCCCCTCACTGCGGCCAAGGTGGAATCGAGTTAG